A genomic window from Salvia miltiorrhiza cultivar Shanhuang (shh) chromosome 5, IMPLAD_Smil_shh, whole genome shotgun sequence includes:
- the LOC131024516 gene encoding GDSL esterase/lipase At4g10955, which translates to MASETAIVKVSEPTISERENFDLSGPVYLTTVDWTNPCDRRSVAASLVQGVYILERDRQEKREGSQALAPPWWKAFNFELYRQLIDDADSCIFGAIYKLSSTSPDDQHPAQAPRYVVAFRGTITKGDAFMRDLELDIHIIRNGLHQTSRFEIAIQAVRHVVATFGSSNIWIAGHSLGAAMALLAGKNMAKSGVLLDAFLFNPPFFSAPIERIKDKKVKHGLRFAGSVITAGLALAMKSNQQAHRSGGTFVALAAWLPHLFVNPADHICSEYVGYFEHRKRMEDMGAGEIERLATQHSIGGLVLNAFGKQSEEPPHLIPSAHVTVNRAAARDFKQAHGIHQWWRPDIHFETKTYTYS; encoded by the exons ATGGCATCAGAAACGGCTATCGTTAAAGTTTCAGAACCCACCATAtcagaaagagaaaattttgaTCTATCCGGACCTGTGTACCTGACAACAGTTGATTG GACAAATCCGTGTGATCGAAGGTCCGTTGCAGCTAGTTTGGTTCAGGGTGTTTATATTTTGGAACGAGACCGCCAAGAGAAACGAGAGGGGAGCCAAGCGCTTGCGCCTCCTTGGTGGAAGGCTTTTAATTTTGAGTTGTACAGGCAGCTTATCGATGATGCTGATTCTTGCATTTTTGGTGCTATATATAAACTCAGTTCAACATCTCCCGATGACCAGCATCCGGCTCAAGCTCCACGCTACGTGGTTGCCTTCCGAGGAACTATAACCAAAGGAGACGCATTTATGAGGGACCTTGAACTCGACATCCACATCATACGGAATGGTCTGCACCAGACGTCTCGGTTCGAGATAGCTATACAGGCCGTTCGCCATGTGGTTGCTACGTTTGGAAGCAGCAACATCTGGATAGCCGGGCATTCCCTTGGAGCTGCCATGGCGTTGCTCGCCGGGAAGAACATGGCAAAGAGTGGCGTTCTCCTCGACGCCTTCTTGTTCAACCCGCCATTTTTTTCTGCCCCGATCGAGCGAATCAAGGACAAGAAAGTGAAGCACGGCCTTCGGTTTGCAGGTAGTGTTATAACTGCAGGACTAGCTCTTGCCATGAAGAGCAACCAACAAGCTCATCGTTCCGGCGGTACGTTCGTCGCCTTGGCCGCATGGCTGCCGCATCTGTTTGTGAATCCGGCTGATCACATCTGCTCGGAGTACGTCGGGTACTTCGAGCACAGGAAGCGGATGGAGGATATGGGAGCCGGAGAGATCGAGAGGCTGGCGACGCAGCACTCCATCGGAGGCCTCGTGTTGAATGCATTCGGTAAGCAGTCAGAGGAGCCGCCACATCTCATCCCATCGGCACACGTCACGGTGAACCGCGCGGCAGCTCGAGACTTCAAACAAGCTCATGGTATCCACCAGTGGTGGAGGCCTGATATTCACTTTGAAACCAAGACTTACACCTATAGTTAG
- the LOC131024518 gene encoding uncharacterized protein LOC131024518 — translation MGKPPPIQKRPSGRTNLASCIVATIFLIFVVIVACIVYLTIFKPKDPNLAVNAVQLPAFSLSNSTVTFTFSQYVTLNNPNRAAFSHYDSSLQLLHAGRQVGFMFIPAGKIDAGRTQYMAATFSVQSFPLSLPGPTMELESRLEMAGRVRVLHLFNHHVGARADCWVSISLTDGSVLAFHC, via the coding sequence ATGGGCAAGCCCCCTCCGATCCAGAAACGCCCCAGCGGGCGCACCAACCTGGCGTCGTGCATCGTGGCGACCATCTTCCTCATCTTCGTGGTGATCGTGGCCTGCATCGTCTACTTGACCATCTTCAAGCCCAAGGACCCCAACCTCGCCGTCAACGCCGTCCAGCTCCCGGCCTTCTCCCTCTCCAACTCCACCGTCACCTTCACATTCTCCCAGTACGTCACCCTCAACAACCCCAACCGCGCCGCCTTCTCCCACTACGACAGCTCCCTCCAGCTCCTCCACGCCGGCCGCCAGGTGGGCTTCATGTTCATCCCCGCCGGCAAGATCGACGCCGGCCGGACCCAGTACATGGCCGCCACCTTCTCCGTGCAGTCGTTCCCGCTCTCGCTGCCCGGCCCGACCATGGAGCTCGAGTCCAGGCTCGAGATGGCGGGCCGGGTTCGGGTCCTGCATTTGTTCAACCACCACGTGGGGGCCCGCGCCGACTGCTGGGTTTCTATTTCTCTCACTGATGGATCTGTCTTGGCTTTCCACTGTTag